The following proteins are co-located in the Mycolicibacterium goodii genome:
- the purT gene encoding formate-dependent phosphoribosylglycinamide formyltransferase — MTTIGTPLSPRATKVMLLGSGELGREVLIALQRLGVETIAVDRYDNAPGHQVAHHARTIAMSDPDQLRTLIEAERPDLVVPEIEAIATPVLEALEADGVTTVIPTARATRLTMDREGIRRLAAETLGLPTSPYRFCDSLDELRAAIDEIGYPCVVKPVMSSSGKGQSKIDGPDGVAAAWDYAMAGGRVSLTRVIVEGFIDFDYEITLLTVRARGADGAIHTQFCAPIGHLQRNGDYVESWQPHPMSATALARAEQIAGAVTDNLGGQGIFGVELFVKGDQVWFSEVSPRPHDTGMVTMVSQWQSEFELHARAILGLPVDTALRSPGASAVIYGGVDATGVVFDGVDAALQVPHTDIRLFGKPESFLTRRMGVALAYADDVDTARGNAVEAAGRVKPRAV; from the coding sequence ATGACCACCATCGGAACGCCGCTGTCACCGCGCGCCACGAAAGTCATGCTGCTGGGCTCTGGTGAGCTGGGCCGCGAAGTCCTGATCGCGCTGCAGCGCCTCGGCGTCGAGACCATCGCCGTCGACCGCTACGACAACGCGCCCGGCCACCAGGTCGCCCACCACGCGCGCACCATCGCCATGTCCGACCCGGATCAGCTGCGCACCCTCATCGAGGCCGAGCGGCCCGATCTGGTGGTCCCCGAGATCGAGGCCATCGCCACCCCGGTCCTTGAGGCCCTTGAGGCCGATGGCGTGACGACGGTGATCCCGACGGCCCGCGCGACCCGGCTGACCATGGACCGCGAGGGCATCCGCCGCCTCGCCGCCGAGACGCTCGGCCTGCCGACGAGCCCGTACCGGTTCTGTGACTCGCTCGACGAGTTGCGGGCCGCCATCGACGAGATCGGCTACCCCTGCGTCGTCAAACCGGTGATGAGCAGCTCCGGTAAGGGCCAGTCCAAGATCGACGGCCCCGACGGGGTGGCCGCCGCGTGGGACTACGCCATGGCGGGCGGGCGGGTCAGCCTGACCCGGGTCATCGTCGAGGGTTTCATCGACTTCGATTACGAGATCACGTTGCTGACCGTGCGGGCCCGCGGCGCCGACGGTGCGATCCACACGCAGTTCTGCGCACCGATCGGCCACCTGCAGCGCAACGGCGACTATGTCGAGAGCTGGCAGCCGCATCCGATGTCGGCGACGGCGCTGGCGCGTGCGGAGCAGATCGCGGGCGCGGTGACCGACAACCTCGGCGGGCAGGGCATCTTCGGCGTCGAACTGTTCGTCAAGGGTGACCAGGTGTGGTTCAGCGAGGTCAGCCCCCGCCCCCACGACACCGGCATGGTGACGATGGTCAGCCAGTGGCAGAGCGAGTTCGAGTTGCATGCACGCGCCATCCTCGGCCTGCCGGTCGACACCGCGCTGCGGTCGCCGGGCGCCAGCGCGGTGATCTACGGCGGCGTGGACGCCACCGGCGTCGTCTTCGACGGGGTGGACGCGGCACTGCAGGTGCCGCACACCGACATCCGGTTGTTCGGCAAGCCCGAGAGCTTCCTCACCCGCCGGATGGGTGTCGCGCTGGCGTACGCCGACGATGTGGACACCGCGCGCGGCAACGCCGTCGAGGCGGCGGGCCGGGTCAAGCCGCGGGCCGTCTGA
- a CDS encoding acetyl-CoA C-acetyltransferase has product MPEAVIVATARSPIGRAGKGSLVDMRPDDLAAQMVKAVLDKVPALDPRDIDDLIMGCGQPGGEAGFNIGRAVAVQLGYDFLPGTTVNRYCSSSLQTTRMAFHAIKAGEGHAFVSAGVETVSRFAKGNADGWPDTKNPVYGDAMKRSEEAAAGAEEWHDPREDGLLPDVYIAMGQTAENVALHTGISREDQDHWGVRSQNRAEEAINNGFFEREISPVTLPDGTVVSKDDGPRAGTTYEKISQLKPVFRPNGTVTAGNACPLNDGAAAVVVMSDVRAKELGLTPLARIVSTGVSGLSPEIMGLGPIEAVKKALANAKMTIDDIDLYEINEAFAVQVLGSARALGMDEDKLNVSGGAIALGHPFGMTGARITATLLNNLQTYDKTFGIETMCVGGGQGMAMVVERLA; this is encoded by the coding sequence ATGCCTGAAGCCGTAATCGTCGCCACCGCCCGCTCACCGATCGGCCGCGCCGGTAAGGGGTCGCTGGTCGACATGCGCCCCGACGACCTCGCCGCCCAGATGGTCAAGGCCGTCCTGGACAAGGTGCCCGCGCTCGATCCACGCGACATCGACGACCTGATCATGGGCTGCGGCCAGCCCGGCGGCGAGGCGGGTTTCAACATCGGCCGTGCCGTCGCGGTGCAGCTCGGTTACGACTTCCTGCCCGGCACCACCGTCAACCGGTACTGTTCGTCGTCGCTGCAGACCACCCGGATGGCGTTCCACGCGATCAAGGCCGGTGAGGGTCACGCGTTCGTCTCCGCGGGCGTCGAAACCGTGTCGCGGTTCGCGAAGGGCAACGCCGACGGCTGGCCCGACACCAAGAACCCGGTGTACGGCGACGCCATGAAGCGCTCCGAGGAAGCCGCCGCGGGCGCCGAGGAATGGCACGATCCGCGCGAGGACGGGCTGCTGCCCGACGTCTACATCGCCATGGGCCAGACCGCCGAGAACGTCGCACTGCACACCGGCATCAGCCGGGAGGACCAGGACCACTGGGGTGTGCGCTCACAGAACCGCGCGGAGGAGGCCATCAACAACGGCTTCTTCGAGCGCGAGATCTCCCCGGTGACGCTGCCCGACGGCACCGTGGTGTCCAAGGACGACGGCCCCCGGGCCGGCACCACCTACGAGAAGATCAGCCAGCTCAAGCCGGTGTTCCGGCCGAACGGCACGGTCACCGCGGGCAATGCCTGCCCGCTCAACGACGGCGCCGCCGCGGTCGTGGTGATGTCGGACGTGCGCGCCAAGGAGCTCGGGCTGACCCCGCTGGCGCGGATCGTGTCGACCGGTGTGTCGGGTCTGTCACCCGAGATCATGGGCCTCGGCCCGATCGAGGCGGTCAAGAAGGCCCTCGCCAACGCCAAGATGACGATCGACGACATCGACCTCTACGAGATCAACGAGGCGTTCGCGGTGCAGGTGCTCGGCTCGGCCCGCGCGCTCGGCATGGACGAGGACAAGCTCAACGTGTCCGGCGGCGCGATCGCGCTCGGCCACCCGTTCGGCATGACCGGTGCCCGGATCACCGCGACGCTGCTGAACAACCTGCAGACCTACGACAAGACCTTCGGCATCGAGACGATGTGTGTCGGTGGCGGCCAGGGCATGGCGATGGTCGTGGAGCGCCTCGCCTAA
- a CDS encoding alpha/beta hydrolase translates to MTAPSKVTRSHRAGIGPGGTRRAGKFPVSDAAPVEVVEDGTSLAGRIASLAAMLTIRPTLAIGSRVPHLPWPFGALNYAARMLRPSPGTIKATIALPHCTAQLIRADGVLPADGTRSVILYLHGGAFLTCGANTHSGIATSLSEYADSPVLVVDYRMVPKHSVGTALEDCYDAYVWLRRTGYEPEQIVVAGDSAGGYLGLALAERLLSETGEVPAALVAMSPLYEIDNRARAGHPNARRDAMFPPKAFDALVEIVEAAAARNGEQVYEPLDHIEPGLPRTLIHVSGSEVLISDARKAARMLCAAGVPVEVRVWPGQMHVFQIAGNLVPEARRSLRQIGAYIREATW, encoded by the coding sequence ATGACCGCACCGAGCAAGGTAACCAGGTCGCATCGGGCCGGTATCGGCCCAGGTGGGACGCGCCGGGCGGGCAAGTTCCCGGTCAGTGACGCCGCTCCGGTCGAGGTCGTCGAAGACGGTACGAGCCTCGCGGGGCGAATCGCTTCGCTGGCGGCGATGCTGACCATCCGCCCGACGCTGGCAATCGGTAGCCGGGTGCCGCACCTGCCGTGGCCGTTCGGGGCGCTGAACTACGCGGCGCGCATGCTGCGGCCCAGCCCCGGCACCATCAAGGCCACCATCGCGCTGCCGCACTGCACCGCACAGCTGATCCGGGCCGACGGGGTGCTGCCCGCCGACGGCACCCGCAGCGTGATCCTGTACCTGCACGGCGGGGCGTTCCTGACCTGCGGCGCCAACACGCACTCCGGAATCGCGACGTCGTTGTCGGAGTACGCCGACAGCCCGGTGCTGGTCGTGGACTACCGCATGGTGCCCAAGCACTCGGTGGGCACGGCCCTTGAGGACTGTTACGACGCCTACGTGTGGCTGCGCCGCACCGGCTACGAACCCGAGCAGATCGTCGTCGCGGGCGACTCGGCCGGCGGCTACCTCGGCCTCGCACTGGCCGAACGCCTGCTGAGCGAGACCGGCGAGGTGCCCGCGGCGCTGGTGGCGATGTCGCCGCTGTACGAGATCGACAACCGGGCCAGGGCCGGGCATCCCAACGCCCGTCGCGATGCGATGTTCCCGCCGAAGGCGTTCGACGCCCTCGTCGAGATCGTCGAGGCGGCCGCCGCGCGCAACGGCGAACAGGTCTACGAACCGCTCGACCACATCGAACCCGGGCTGCCGCGCACGCTGATCCACGTGTCCGGCTCGGAGGTTCTGATCAGCGACGCACGCAAGGCCGCGCGCATGCTGTGCGCCGCGGGCGTGCCCGTCGAGGTCCGGGTCTGGCCTGGTCAGATGCATGTCTTCCAGATCGCGGGCAACCTGGTGCCCGAGGCGAGGCGTTCGCTGCGTCAGATCGGCGCCTACATACGTGAGGCGACGTGGTGA
- a CDS encoding cystathionine beta-synthase, translating into MRIARHISELIGNTPLVRLNSVVPEGAGLVAAKIEYLNPGGSAKDRIAVKMIDAAEASGELKPGGTIVEPTSGNTGVGLALVAQQRGYKCVFVCPDKVSEDKRNVLRAYGAEVVVCPTAVPPDHPDSYYSVSNRLVDEIEGAWKPDQYSNQMGPASHYETTGPEIWADTEGKITHFVAGVGTGGTITGTGRYLKEVSGGKVKIIGADPEGSVYSGGTGRPYLVEGVGEDFWPTAYDPTVPDEIIAVSDADSFEMTRRLAREEALLVGGSCGMAVVAAIEVARKAGPDAVVVVLLPDGGRGYLSKIFNDAWMSSYGFLRSRLDGSMEKTVGDVLRGKSGALPDLVHTHPSETVRDAIGILREYGVSQMPVVGAEPPVMAGEVAGSVSERELLSAVFEGRAKLADAVAEHMSPPLPLIGAGELVSTAAKTLRESDAVMVVEDGKPVGVLTRHDLLGFLSEGGFRH; encoded by the coding sequence ATGCGTATCGCCAGGCACATCAGTGAGCTCATCGGCAACACCCCGCTGGTCCGGCTGAACTCGGTGGTTCCCGAGGGAGCCGGTCTGGTGGCCGCCAAGATCGAGTATCTGAACCCCGGCGGCAGCGCCAAGGACCGCATCGCGGTCAAGATGATCGACGCCGCCGAGGCCAGCGGTGAACTCAAGCCGGGCGGCACCATCGTCGAACCCACCTCAGGCAACACCGGCGTCGGCCTGGCCCTGGTGGCCCAGCAGCGCGGCTACAAGTGCGTCTTCGTCTGCCCCGACAAGGTCAGCGAGGACAAGCGGAATGTGCTGCGCGCCTACGGCGCCGAGGTCGTGGTGTGCCCGACGGCGGTTCCGCCGGACCACCCGGACAGCTACTACAGCGTCTCCAACCGCCTGGTCGACGAGATCGAGGGCGCCTGGAAGCCCGACCAGTACTCCAACCAGATGGGTCCGGCGAGCCACTACGAGACCACCGGCCCGGAGATCTGGGCCGACACCGAGGGCAAGATCACCCACTTCGTCGCGGGCGTCGGCACCGGCGGCACCATCACCGGCACCGGCCGCTACCTCAAGGAGGTCTCCGGCGGCAAGGTGAAGATCATCGGCGCCGATCCCGAAGGCTCGGTGTACTCGGGCGGCACCGGAAGGCCGTATCTGGTCGAGGGTGTCGGCGAGGACTTCTGGCCGACGGCGTACGACCCGACGGTGCCCGACGAGATCATCGCGGTCTCCGACGCCGACTCGTTCGAGATGACCCGGCGACTGGCGCGCGAGGAGGCGCTGTTGGTCGGCGGCTCCTGCGGGATGGCCGTGGTCGCGGCGATCGAGGTGGCCCGCAAGGCCGGCCCCGACGCCGTGGTCGTGGTGCTGCTGCCCGACGGCGGACGCGGTTATCTGTCAAAGATTTTCAACGACGCCTGGATGTCGTCGTACGGCTTCTTGCGCAGCCGGCTCGACGGCAGCATGGAGAAGACCGTCGGCGATGTGTTGCGCGGCAAGTCGGGTGCGCTGCCGGACCTGGTGCACACCCATCCGTCGGAGACCGTGCGCGACGCGATCGGCATCCTGCGCGAGTACGGCGTCTCGCAGATGCCCGTGGTCGGTGCCGAACCGCCCGTGATGGCGGGGGAGGTCGCAGGCAGTGTGTCCGAGCGGGAACTGCTGTCCGCGGTGTTCGAGGGCCGCGCCAAGCTGGCCGACGCCGTCGCCGAGCACATGAGCCCGCCGCTGCCGCTGATCGGCGCAGGCGAACTCGTCAGCACGGCCGCCAAGACCCTGCGCGAGTCCGACGCCGTCATGGTGGTCGAGGACGGCAAGCCGGTCGGCGTCCTGACCAGGCACGACCTGCTCGGCTTCCTGTCCGAGGGTGGTTTCCGGCACTAG
- a CDS encoding cystathionine gamma-synthase: MSEQRKWHGLATKAIHAGYRPDPGTGAVNTPIYASSTFAQDGVGGLRGGFEYARTGNPTRQALEAALAAVEEARFGRAFGSGMAATDCALRAVLRPGDHVVIPDDAYGGTFRLIDKVFTHWGISHTPAALGDLDSVRSAITPKTRLIWVETPTNPLLTVADIAGIVQIASSSGAKVLVDNTFASPALQQPLLLGADIVLHSTTKYIGGHSDVVGGALLTNDEELDAAFAFLQNGAGGVPGPFDAYLTMRGLKTLVLRMRQHSENAALIAEFLDGHPAVETVLYPGLPGHPNHDVAARQMTGFGGMVSVRLRGGPQAARDLCSRTELFILAESLGGVESLIEYPGAMTHASTAGSQLEVPDDLVRLSVGIEHSADLLADLEQALG, from the coding sequence ATGAGTGAACAGCGCAAGTGGCACGGTCTGGCCACAAAAGCCATCCACGCCGGTTACCGACCCGACCCGGGCACCGGTGCCGTCAACACGCCGATCTACGCCAGCTCGACGTTCGCCCAGGACGGCGTCGGCGGTCTGCGCGGCGGGTTCGAGTACGCCCGCACCGGCAACCCGACCCGGCAGGCCCTCGAGGCCGCGCTGGCGGCGGTGGAGGAGGCCCGCTTCGGCCGGGCGTTCGGCTCCGGCATGGCCGCCACCGACTGCGCGTTACGCGCGGTGCTGCGTCCCGGCGATCACGTCGTGATCCCCGACGACGCCTACGGCGGCACGTTCCGGCTCATCGACAAGGTCTTCACGCACTGGGGCATCAGCCACACCCCGGCTGCGCTGGGCGACCTGGACTCGGTGCGCTCGGCGATCACCCCGAAGACCCGCCTCATCTGGGTCGAGACCCCGACCAACCCGCTGCTCACGGTCGCCGACATCGCGGGCATCGTCCAGATCGCGTCGTCGTCGGGCGCGAAGGTGTTGGTGGACAACACGTTTGCCTCACCCGCGCTGCAGCAGCCGCTGCTGCTCGGTGCCGATATCGTGCTGCACTCGACCACCAAGTACATCGGCGGTCACTCCGACGTCGTCGGCGGCGCACTGCTGACCAACGACGAGGAACTCGACGCGGCATTCGCGTTCCTGCAGAACGGCGCGGGCGGGGTGCCGGGCCCGTTCGACGCGTACCTGACCATGCGTGGTCTCAAGACGCTCGTGCTGCGGATGCGTCAGCACAGCGAGAACGCCGCGCTGATCGCGGAATTCCTCGACGGGCACCCCGCCGTCGAGACCGTGCTGTACCCCGGTCTGCCCGGCCATCCCAACCACGACGTCGCGGCGCGGCAGATGACCGGGTTCGGCGGCATGGTGTCGGTGCGGTTGCGTGGTGGACCGCAGGCTGCGCGTGACTTGTGCTCGCGCACAGAACTTTTCATCCTCGCCGAGTCGCTGGGCGGGGTCGAGTCGCTGATCGAGTACCCGGGCGCGATGACCCACGCGTCGACCGCGGGCTCACAACTGGAGGTGCCCGACGACCTGGTGCGCCTGTCGGTTGGCATCGAGCACTCCGCCGACCTGCTCGCCGATCTGGAGCAGGCCCTGGGCTGA
- a CDS encoding GOLPH3/VPS74 family protein has protein sequence MARIAEDLFLLLLDNASAQPGLDRRRRERVLGAAVLLDLAYLCRIRPALAGEPVAAGRLIALAGHFPPDPVADPAFEVLCKRPLAPEAALAKLGRRVQSDLETHLQAIGQIRRIRVPGKGFPGRRGYCWPLTNRDRVGAARAALLGALFDGHNPTPTIAAIICLLHAVDGLGAVLSLNERGWRWVHARATEISTGGWVDENVDENAVALPEMNLAVTTSALRPALMS, from the coding sequence ATGGCGCGGATCGCCGAGGATCTCTTCCTGCTGCTGCTGGACAACGCGTCCGCGCAGCCGGGGCTGGATCGACGCAGGCGCGAACGCGTCCTGGGTGCCGCGGTGCTGCTGGACCTGGCCTACCTGTGCCGGATTCGGCCCGCCCTGGCCGGTGAACCGGTCGCCGCGGGCCGGCTCATCGCACTGGCCGGGCATTTCCCACCCGATCCGGTCGCCGACCCAGCATTCGAGGTGCTGTGCAAGCGGCCCCTCGCGCCGGAGGCGGCGCTGGCCAAACTCGGCAGGCGTGTCCAGTCCGACCTCGAGACGCATCTGCAGGCCATCGGCCAGATCCGGCGAATCCGCGTGCCCGGCAAAGGATTTCCCGGTCGCCGCGGCTACTGCTGGCCGCTGACCAATCGGGACCGGGTCGGCGCGGCCCGGGCAGCGCTGCTCGGCGCGTTGTTCGACGGGCACAACCCGACGCCGACGATCGCCGCGATCATCTGCCTGCTGCACGCGGTCGACGGCCTCGGTGCCGTGCTGAGCCTCAACGAAAGGGGCTGGCGCTGGGTGCACGCACGGGCCACCGAGATCTCGACCGGAGGCTGGGTCGACGAGAACGTCGACGAGAACGCGGTGGCCCTGCCCGAGATGAACCTCGCCGTCACGACGTCCGCCCTGCGCCCCGCCCTGATGTCCTGA
- the greA gene encoding transcription elongation factor GreA, with amino-acid sequence MTDTQVTWLTQEAFDRLKAELDQLIANRPVIAAEINDRREEGDLRENGGYHAAREEQGQQEARIRQLQELLNNAKVGEAPKQSGVALPGSVVKVYYDDDENDTETFLIATRQEGISDGKLEVYSPNSPLGGALLEAKVGESRTYTVPSGNVVKVTLVSAEPYQG; translated from the coding sequence ATGACCGATACCCAGGTCACCTGGCTCACCCAGGAGGCATTCGACCGGTTGAAGGCGGAGCTGGACCAGCTGATCGCCAACCGGCCGGTGATCGCCGCGGAGATCAACGACCGCCGTGAAGAGGGCGACCTGCGCGAGAACGGCGGCTATCACGCCGCCCGCGAGGAGCAGGGCCAGCAGGAGGCCCGCATCCGTCAGCTGCAGGAACTGCTCAACAACGCCAAGGTCGGCGAGGCCCCGAAGCAGTCCGGTGTCGCACTGCCCGGCTCGGTGGTCAAGGTCTACTACGACGACGACGAGAACGACACCGAGACGTTCCTGATCGCCACCCGCCAGGAGGGCATCAGCGACGGCAAGCTCGAGGTGTACTCCCCCAACTCGCCGCTGGGCGGCGCCCTGTTGGAGGCCAAGGTCGGCGAGTCCCGCACCTACACCGTGCCGAGCGGCAACGTCGTCAAGGTGACCCTCGTCAGCGCCGAGCCGTATCAAGGCTGA
- a CDS encoding DUF4307 domain-containing protein produces the protein MIERPAARYGSRDQPRSNRRWILIAVAAVAVVVGVVVAVVAYQRFTGGDVKGELTGYQLLDDETVQVTIGVERPDPSKPVVCIVRARAKDGSESGRREILVPPSTDRVVQVTTEVKSTRKPVMGDIYGCGTDVPSYLVGPQN, from the coding sequence ATGATCGAACGCCCCGCCGCCCGGTACGGATCCCGGGATCAACCGCGCAGCAACCGCCGCTGGATCCTGATCGCGGTCGCGGCAGTCGCGGTCGTTGTGGGTGTGGTGGTTGCGGTCGTGGCCTACCAGCGGTTCACCGGCGGTGATGTGAAAGGCGAGCTCACGGGCTATCAACTGCTCGACGACGAGACGGTCCAGGTGACCATCGGGGTGGAACGACCGGACCCGTCGAAGCCCGTCGTCTGCATCGTGCGCGCCCGCGCGAAGGACGGCAGCGAATCGGGTCGCCGCGAGATCCTGGTGCCGCCGTCGACCGACCGGGTGGTGCAGGTCACCACCGAGGTGAAGTCGACGCGCAAACCGGTGATGGGCGACATCTACGGGTGTGGGACGGATGTGCCGTCGTACCTGGTGGGACCGCAGAATTGA
- the mca gene encoding mycothiol conjugate amidase Mca encodes MSELRLMAVHAHPDDESSKGAATTARYAAEGARVMVVTLTGGERGDILNPAMDLPEVHGRIAEVRRDEMAKAAEILGVEHHWLGFVDSGLPEGDPPPPLPDGCFALVPLQEPIKRLVRVIREFRPHVLTTYDENGGYPHPDHIRCHQVSVAAYEAAADHLLYPDAGEPWAVSKLYYNHGFLRQRMQLLQDEFTKHGQEGPFGKWLEHWDPDNDVFAKRVTTRIQCSEYFSQRDDALRAHATQIDPKGDFFHAPIEWQQRLWPTEEFELARSRVPVTLPEDDLFSGIEP; translated from the coding sequence ATGAGTGAACTGCGGTTGATGGCGGTGCATGCCCACCCCGACGACGAATCCAGCAAGGGTGCGGCCACCACCGCGCGCTACGCGGCCGAGGGTGCCCGCGTCATGGTGGTGACCTTGACCGGCGGCGAGCGCGGAGACATTCTCAATCCGGCGATGGACCTGCCCGAGGTGCACGGACGGATCGCCGAGGTGCGCCGCGACGAGATGGCCAAGGCCGCCGAGATCCTCGGTGTCGAGCACCATTGGCTGGGTTTCGTCGACTCCGGCCTGCCGGAGGGCGATCCGCCGCCGCCCCTGCCCGATGGCTGCTTCGCACTGGTTCCGCTTCAGGAGCCGATCAAGCGCCTGGTGCGGGTGATCCGCGAGTTCCGTCCGCACGTGTTGACCACCTACGACGAGAACGGTGGCTATCCGCATCCCGACCACATCCGCTGCCACCAGGTGTCGGTGGCCGCGTACGAGGCGGCGGCCGACCACCTGCTGTACCCCGACGCGGGTGAACCGTGGGCGGTGTCGAAGCTGTACTACAACCACGGTTTCCTGCGGCAACGCATGCAACTGCTGCAGGACGAGTTCACCAAGCACGGGCAGGAAGGCCCGTTCGGCAAATGGCTCGAGCACTGGGATCCCGACAACGACGTGTTCGCCAAGCGGGTCACCACGCGCATCCAGTGCTCGGAGTACTTCAGCCAGCGTGACGACGCGCTGCGCGCGCACGCCACCCAGATCGACCCCAAGGGCGACTTCTTCCACGCCCCGATCGAATGGCAGCAGCGGCTGTGGCCGACCGAGGAGTTCGAACTCGCGCGTTCGCGCGTGCCGGTGACGCTGCCCGAGGACGACCTGTTCAGCGGGATCGAACCATGA
- a CDS encoding thioredoxin domain-containing protein has translation MANLLSRSTSPYLRQHAGNPVHWREWTPEALADAAARDVPILLSIGYAACHWCHVMAHESFEDDQVAALANANFVCIKVDREERPDLDAVYMNATVALTGQGGWPMTCFLTPDGRPFFCGTYYPKPNFLQLLTAVAETWRDRRDEVERASDQITAELQKMAGGLPGGGPPVSAEHCDQAVAAVLAEEDVRNGGFGGAPKFPPSALLEGLLRHYERTGSANAMAAVQRTCAAMARGGIYDQLAGGFARYSVDPHWVVPHFEKMLYDNALLLRAYAHLARRTGSVFARRIASETADFMIAELGDQDMFTSSLDADAAGREGSTYVWTPAELRDVLGDDDGIWAAAVFGVTDEGTFEHGASVLQLPADPDDPARFETVRDALRTARAARPQPARDDKVVTAWNGFAVTALAEASVALQRPELLDAASRCARRLVDRHIVDGRLRRAGLGNEVGTSAGILEDHAALATALLTLYQQTGAWLPDARHLLDLALDHFADPEQPGRWFDTADDAEALMVRPADPVDGATPAGASLIAEALQLAAHLTGSSRYAEAAQATLATAAPILTRAARSGGHWLAVAEAQLRGPIQIAVACEPSSELLAAARTLAPGGAVVVGGPVDSSELLRGRDRVDGADAAYVCRGTVCDLPVTTVGDLADALGVAV, from the coding sequence GTGGCCAATCTCCTGAGCCGGTCCACCAGCCCGTACCTGCGCCAGCACGCGGGCAACCCGGTGCACTGGCGCGAATGGACGCCCGAGGCGCTCGCCGACGCGGCCGCGCGCGACGTGCCGATCCTGCTGTCGATCGGTTACGCCGCCTGCCACTGGTGCCATGTGATGGCCCACGAGTCGTTCGAGGACGACCAGGTCGCCGCGCTGGCCAACGCGAACTTCGTCTGCATCAAGGTCGACCGCGAGGAGCGGCCCGACCTCGATGCGGTGTACATGAACGCCACCGTCGCGCTCACCGGGCAGGGCGGTTGGCCGATGACGTGCTTCCTCACCCCCGACGGCAGGCCGTTCTTCTGCGGCACCTACTACCCCAAACCGAACTTCCTGCAGTTGCTCACCGCCGTCGCCGAGACCTGGCGGGACCGGCGCGACGAGGTCGAGCGGGCGTCCGATCAGATCACCGCCGAACTGCAGAAGATGGCGGGCGGCCTGCCCGGTGGCGGCCCCCCGGTGAGCGCCGAGCACTGCGATCAGGCGGTGGCGGCCGTGCTGGCCGAGGAGGATGTGCGCAACGGCGGGTTCGGCGGCGCGCCCAAGTTCCCGCCCTCTGCGCTGCTGGAGGGTTTGCTGCGGCACTATGAGCGCACGGGGTCGGCCAACGCCATGGCCGCGGTGCAGCGCACCTGTGCGGCGATGGCCCGTGGCGGAATCTACGATCAGCTGGCCGGTGGCTTCGCCCGGTACAGCGTCGACCCGCACTGGGTGGTACCGCATTTCGAGAAGATGCTCTACGACAATGCCCTGCTGCTGCGTGCCTACGCGCACCTGGCGCGTCGCACCGGAAGCGTCTTTGCGCGCCGGATCGCCTCGGAGACAGCGGATTTCATGATCGCCGAGCTGGGTGACCAGGATATGTTCACCTCGTCGCTGGACGCCGACGCCGCCGGACGGGAAGGCTCCACCTACGTGTGGACGCCCGCCGAGTTGCGCGACGTGCTCGGCGATGACGACGGCATCTGGGCCGCAGCGGTTTTCGGGGTCACCGACGAGGGCACATTCGAACACGGCGCGTCGGTGCTGCAATTGCCCGCCGACCCCGACGACCCGGCGCGGTTCGAGACCGTACGCGACGCGCTGCGCACGGCGCGGGCCGCGCGGCCCCAGCCCGCGCGCGACGACAAGGTGGTCACGGCGTGGAACGGTTTCGCCGTCACCGCACTGGCCGAGGCGTCGGTCGCACTGCAACGGCCCGAATTGCTCGACGCCGCTTCACGATGCGCGCGTCGCCTGGTGGACCGCCACATCGTCGACGGGCGGTTGCGTCGCGCCGGCCTCGGGAACGAGGTGGGGACCAGCGCGGGCATCCTGGAGGACCACGCGGCGTTGGCCACCGCGTTGTTGACGCTGTACCAGCAGACCGGAGCGTGGCTGCCCGATGCCCGTCACCTGCTCGACCTCGCGTTGGACCACTTCGCCGATCCCGAGCAGCCCGGCCGGTGGTTCGACACCGCCGACGACGCCGAGGCCCTCATGGTGCGCCCCGCCGACCCCGTCGACGGTGCGACGCCCGCGGGGGCCTCACTGATCGCCGAGGCGCTGCAACTGGCCGCCCACCTCACCGGCTCGTCGCGTTATGCCGAAGCCGCGCAGGCGACCCTGGCCACCGCGGCGCCGATCCTGACCCGCGCCGCACGGTCGGGCGGGCACTGGCTGGCCGTCGCCGAGGCGCAGTTGCGCGGACCCATCCAGATCGCGGTGGCCTGCGAACCGTCGTCGGAACTCCTGGCCGCTGCGCGCACCCTGGCGCCGGGCGGCGCCGTCGTCGTCGGAGGTCCGGTGGACTCATCGGAGTTGCTGCGCGGACGCGACCGGGTGGACGGCGCCGACGCGGCGTACGTGTGCCGGGGAACCGTGTGCGATCTGCCCGTCACCACGGTCGGGGATCTGGCTGACGCCCTCGGAGTGGCCGTGTAG